The window CGTACGAAATGCTGAATCGACGTCACGCGTCATCTGTTGTAAGGTGTTCCAGTTTTTTATCTCATCACACCAAACACACACACTCCCGAACATATTTGCAGAAATTCGTCGTCTCTTCATTCGTGATAGGTGCGATCTGCCGTTGGAGATAGATGGCGGAAGATAAGTATAACCGGAAGAATCCCGCGGTGAAGAGGATTTTGCAGGAGGTGAAGGAAATGCAATCAAATCCTTCTGAAGATTTCGTCAGCCTTCCACTCGAGGTATTGAATTCCCCCTATTGAGGATTTATTGTGttcatttcatatttgattCGTTGAAAATTTACATCATGTATCCAGCTAGATTCTTTTCGTGGAGATgactattttgttttatttacttcgcttttaatttttgttaggAAAATATCCatcgaaaaaataatactattcgATTCAATGATCCCCCGTGAATTTCCGATGTCATCTCCAGCTAATTTCTCTCTGAGAATTACAATGTATTGCGATTCTGAATGTGTCGCATTGATGAATTCTGTATAAGAATTATCCAATGGATAATTTATGGAGTAAAATTTATCGGTGAATTTTCCAATACGTTTTTACGGCTTAGAGATATTTATTAGACTTCGATGTGAATTCATTCATCAATTTCCTTTTACCTATTGATGATTCCTCGCTGCGAATATAActtaatttgataaatgaaGTATACATTGTTTTAGGTCAGGAACAAGTGATTTGGTAAATTATAAGTCTCTTTTGATGGCGTTATGAATACTTCTTCTAATCAATAGTTCATGATGCTGTGTTCAAAACTTGGTTGCTTGGCTATTTTGTTGTTCCAACTTTTGAAGTAATCCcccatgttttttttttttgccaggAGAATATATTTGAATGGCAATTTGCTATTAGGGGGCCAAGAGACTCGGAGTTTGAGGGAGGAATATATCACGGAAGAATTCAGTTGCCTTCCGAGTACCCTTTTAAGCCACCTTCGTTTATGTTGTTGACGGTATTGGATCGATCATATGCTCAAGCAGCACACTTGAAGCTAATAATCTTCTGCTGCAGGGAACAACTTCTTTATGTATATTGTCTGAcatcttttaatttcttttccaGCCAAATGGTCGATTCGAAACTCAGACCAAGATATGCTTGAGCATTTCAAATCATCACCCTGAGCACTGGCAACCATCCTGGAGTGGTATGTCATGATTAAGATTTTTGGTGGTAGTTTAGAACTTCAGCTTGTGCATGAATTTATGTAGCCAGGTAGTGAAGCCcagttattgaaatttgaaagcaTCTTCTGACTGTAGCTTAGCAAGTTTATGTTGTGCTATCAGATTTGAACCAGGATATTTGAATGCACAATTGTGTAAACTagtcaaattcaaattatttagttcatGGAGCATTTATCTatttgtgaaatatgtgatatttttttgggactTTTGTTGTGAGTTACAACTTCATATATTTGACGCATAAAGACATAGTACTATCTTTCATGATggtaaatttatcaatttgcAGATATTCACCGTCTATATTGActattgattatatatatggaaCTTCTGTTTGAATCTCTTGCAGTTCGTACTGCATTGGTAGCACTTATTGCGTTTATGCCTACCAGCCCAAATGGGGCCTTGGGATCCTTAGATTACCCAAAGGAAGAGAGGCGAGCTCTTGCAACTAAATCTCGCGAGTCAGCTCCTAGATTCGGGTCTCCAGAACGACAAAAGCTGATTGATGAGGTATACTTGCCCTAATCCATGTTGTTATATTTGTTCCATCATACATCTCTAACTCAATGCTACGTACCTCAGATTCATGAATATATGCTGAGCAAAGCCCAATCGCTGCCACAGAGCAACGTGAATTCTGAAGCACAACAAATAGACAGCAAAGAAATTCAGCAGATTCCCCAAGACATTGTTGAGGAAACTACAGAAGCCCCTTCCCACCCATCTGAAGAGAATGGAATCGTTGAAGAACCCAATGAAACTCCTTCTGAGGAAAATGTTGCCCAGTCTTCAAGGCCAGTTCCTACCGTGCCCACAACTAGTGAGCAAGTGTTGCA is drawn from Salvia hispanica cultivar TCC Black 2014 chromosome 6, UniMelb_Shisp_WGS_1.0, whole genome shotgun sequence and contains these coding sequences:
- the LOC125192543 gene encoding ubiquitin-conjugating enzyme E2 32, whose amino-acid sequence is MAEDKYNRKNPAVKRILQEVKEMQSNPSEDFVSLPLEENIFEWQFAIRGPRDSEFEGGIYHGRIQLPSEYPFKPPSFMLLTPNGRFETQTKICLSISNHHPEHWQPSWSVRTALVALIAFMPTSPNGALGSLDYPKEERRALATKSRESAPRFGSPERQKLIDEIHEYMLSKAQSLPQSNVNSEAQQIDSKEIQQIPQDIVEETTEAPSHPSEENGIVEEPNETPSEENVAQSSRPVPTVPTTSEQVLHKPENRVHKPADDRLFTLAAFGLTIAIIALLLKKFLKAYGHGAVFMDES